One Atribacteraceae bacterium DNA window includes the following coding sequences:
- a CDS encoding ABC transporter permease, translating into MERWWVPGKLFSRGNMLKKYEFYIALIVLGLCLVIGSINPAFFTLPNFFDILRSSVVMMIFAMGVLMVLVSGGIDISFTAIAAFCMYVTAQFLNNIGYEGSIALAFLLSAILGLFLGLINAVLISTFRLPTLIVTLGTANMFRGFLLAFIGTRIVVRLPPGMIDFARWQIFQTTTERGGTVGLSFSVILLLIVVPLVWWLLNYTMLGRGIFAIGGDRVAAERAGLNIKVIQFFIYCFVGTLAGVAGIVHSSLIRNANPFDLVGLELSVIAAVVLGGARISGGHGTIIGTILGVFLVVITNNSLILMGIPSYWQTVAVGAIIVIGTGITALQGKRERRVGIMIDKKLGT; encoded by the coding sequence ATGGAACGATGGTGGGTACCCGGGAAGCTGTTCAGCCGGGGGAATATGCTCAAAAAGTACGAGTTCTACATTGCGCTGATCGTCTTGGGCCTTTGCCTGGTGATCGGCAGCATCAACCCGGCGTTTTTTACCCTGCCGAACTTTTTCGATATCCTGCGCAGCAGCGTAGTCATGATGATTTTCGCTATGGGGGTCCTGATGGTCCTGGTCTCCGGGGGGATTGACATTTCCTTCACCGCCATTGCCGCTTTCTGTATGTACGTCACCGCCCAGTTTCTGAACAACATCGGTTATGAGGGGAGTATCGCCCTGGCTTTCCTGCTCTCGGCGATCCTGGGACTGTTCCTGGGCCTGATCAACGCGGTCCTGATTTCCACCTTCCGCCTCCCCACCCTGATCGTGACTCTGGGTACTGCGAACATGTTCCGGGGGTTTTTACTGGCCTTCATCGGGACCCGGATAGTGGTCCGCCTGCCCCCCGGGATGATCGATTTCGCCCGTTGGCAGATTTTTCAAACCACCACGGAGCGGGGGGGGACCGTGGGACTGTCTTTTTCCGTTATCCTTCTATTGATCGTCGTTCCCCTGGTCTGGTGGCTGCTCAATTACACGATGCTGGGAAGAGGGATTTTCGCGATCGGGGGAGACCGGGTCGCTGCGGAGCGGGCCGGGCTGAATATCAAAGTCATCCAGTTTTTCATCTACTGTTTCGTGGGCACTCTGGCCGGTGTGGCCGGGATCGTTCATTCCTCGCTGATCCGGAATGCCAATCCCTTCGACCTGGTAGGACTGGAGCTCTCGGTCATCGCCGCAGTGGTACTCGGAGGAGCGCGGATCAGCGGCGGTCATGGCACCATCATAGGCACCATCCTCGGTGTCTTCCTGGTGGTGATCACCAACAACAGCCTGATCCTGATGGGCATCCCCTCCTACTGGCAGACTGTGGCCGTCGGCGCCATCATCGTGATCGGTACGGGCATCACCGCCCTGCAGGGGAAAAGAGAGCGCCGCGTGGGGATCATGATCGACAAGAAACTCGGCACTTGA